From Primulina tabacum isolate GXHZ01 chromosome 2, ASM2559414v2, whole genome shotgun sequence, one genomic window encodes:
- the LOC142537100 gene encoding PWWP domain-containing protein 3-like: MATLEDVVAATQFLAKESETLVAGSGSDSRVRASDVEKVYGSASATLKNLNSISNGVTSVSVNGPSNGIFGGKSTDDSKQLKESGKKYSIGDVIDDKLEDGFRVGDFVWGKIRSHPWWPGQVHDPKDASEFAEKHSQEGCLLVAFFGDGSCSWCTPSQLIPFLENFEEMSKSGGSKSFLNAVKMALNEICRLVESEMSCKCTLEEIKVGLARPMVSNFGVKTGVLMPEFNFHPLFLGEYEPIKLFAKLRNFAEGISFASSFELAVLTSWISAFYRFKCGYPLSRYHRAFSIEGLEDEDKDEDEDENVAEVMNDITDRYEVPIKGPHSDYEIYRRRKQKSVAALMGEDPYVKPRSQEKVTVHEAVNLGKSRSSKKRKKSIDVLGEGGGQMDSSIGKTSGRKKVQVSVSSKVTSEEVVNAEKSNVKDVDNVNKGSSSRKRKKIKATLGEAKEESEWITTPRERKKSRFLSPPYTNIARRAVNTSSKREAEFESDKITKIAPRVRERIMKAAENLFESPPLPKMVDEAFEKEQPDKHLERHDMFDNMSHCTKNDKLMSTISDVNSPSNCTENDKLMCSMSDVNSPIDVILSEIKFTALFPHQVSDGGSLDIVRGFVSALRSSTYIEGSNYNIYQNCKKGKMKESSPAQWRNVGDDPTQKKTKSSGLKPSEALTMKTEETSGKSMSKKADETFGGKTRPLNVEEIDATRLILTFSPEYSLPSKKDILKIFSKYGFLNKKETNISKDSHSFQIVYVKDSDAEAAFKSSLSQSPFGKNVNYRLQCSSTWLRSHGSQGRVSSSHEQISKELDSSQPPDELMTEVSLIKQKFEIMTAILENYHLKFSLEEKSSLKDEMKRLVEMVETASEKVRIMAEGTKF; encoded by the coding sequence ATGGCAACTCTGGAAGATGTTGTCGCGGCGACCCAATTCCTTGCTAAGGAATCTGAAACCCTAGTGGCAGGCTCGGGTTCTGACAGCCGGGTTAGGGCTTCTGATGTAGAGAAAGTTTATGGGTCGGCGTCTGCTACTTTGAAGAATTTGAACAGTATATCTAATGGTGTTACTAGTGTTTCCGTTAATGGTCCTTCTAATGGTATTTTTGGTGGAAAGAGTACTGATGATAGTAAGCAACTGAAAGAAAGTGGGAAAAAATATTCGATAGGAGATGTGATTGATGACAAGCTGGAGGATGGTTTCCGAGTGGGGGATTTTGTTTGGGGCAAAATTAGGAGCCATCCATGGTGGCCAGGACAGGTTCATGATCCCAAAGATGCATCAGAATTTGCAGAGAAACATAGCCAGGAGGGTTGTCTTTTGGTGGCATTTTTTGGGGATGGTTCTTGTTCTTGGTGCACACCATCACAGCTGATACCTTTTCTGGAGAATTTTGAGGAGATGTCAAAGAGTGGTGGTTCTAAGAGCTTTTTGAATGCTGTAAAGATGGCCTTGAATGAGATTTGTAGGCTTGTGGAGTCGGAGATGAGTTGTAAATGTACACTGGAGGAGATAAAAGTTGGCCTCGCTAGGCCCATGGTGTCCAATTTTGGAGTGAAGACTGGAGTTCTTATGCCAGAGTTTAATTTTCATCCTCTTTTTCTTGGTGAATATGAACCCAttaagttgtttgcaaaattgaGGAACTTTGCGGAGGGCATTTCTTTTGCTAGTTCTTTTGAGCTTGCAGTCTTGACAAGCTGGATTTCTGCCTTTTACCGGTTTAAATGTGGTTATCCGTTGTCTCGATATCACAGGGCCTTTAGTATTGAAGGTCTGGAGGACGAGGACAAGGACGAGGATGAGGATGAGAATGTGGCTGAGGTCATGAATGATATCACTGATCGGTATGAAGTCCCTATAAAGGGCCCCCATTCTGATTATGAGATTTATCGTAGAAGGAAGCAGAAAAGTGTTGCGGCGCTTATGGGAGAAGACCCATATGTGAAGCCGAGAAGTCAAGAAAAAGTTACAGTTCACGAGGCAGTCAATTTGGGCAAATCCAGGTCTTCCAAAAAGCGGAAAAAGAGCATTGATGTACTAGGAGAAGGCGGCGGCCAAATGGATTCTTCTATAGGGAAAACGAGTGGGAGGAAAAAGGTTCAGGTTTCTGTGTCCAGTAAAGTGACCAGTGAAGAGGTTGTAAATGCAGAAAAGAGTAATGTTAAAGATGTGGATAATGTAAATAAAGGTTCTTCGTCAAGGAAACGAAAGAAAATAAAAGCTACTTTGGGTGAAGCTAAAGAGGAATCAGAATGGATTACCACACCAAGGGAAAGAAAGAAGAGCAGGTTCTTATCTCCACCTTATACGAATATTGCGCGGAGGGCTGTTAATACTAGCTCAAAGAGGGAggcagaatttgaatccgataAAATTACCAAGATAGCTCCTCGGGTGAGAGAACGTATCATGAAAGCTGCAGAAAACCTTTTTGAATCTCCGCCTTTACCCAAGATGGTTGATGAGGCATTCGAGAAAGAACAGCCTGACAAACATTTGGAAAGGCATGACATGTTCGATAATATGAGTCACTGTACCAAGAATGATAAGTTGATGTCTACTATATCTGATGTTAACTCCCCTAGCAACTGCACAGAGAATGATAAGTTGATGTGTTCTATGTCTGATGTTAACTCCCCTATCGATGTAATATTATCCGAGATCAAGTTTACTGCTCTTTTTCCTCATCAAGTTAGCGATGGAGGTTCCCTTGATATTGTCAGGGGCTTTGTTTCTGCACTCAGAAGCTCAACTTATATAGAAGGATCAAACtacaatatatatcaaaattgcaAGAAAGGGAAAATGAAAGAATCATCTCCCGCTCAATGGAGAAATGTTGGAGACGACCCCACCCAGAAAAAAACCAAGTCATCTGGCCTGAAACCTAGCGAAGCCTTGACAATGAAGACTGAAGAAACTTCAGGTAAGTCCATGTCCAAGAAAGCTGATGAGACTTTTGGCGGAAAAACCAGACCGTTGAATGTAGAGGAAATTGATGCGACGAGGCTTATTTTGACATTCAGCCCCGAGTATTCGTTACCTTCaaagaaagatattttaaaGATATTTAGCAAGTATGGTTTCCTGAATAAAAAGGAAACAAACATATCCAAAGATTCTCACTCGTTTCAGATTGTTTACGTAAAAGATTCTGATGCAGAAGCAGCCTTCAAATCATCTTTAAGCCAGAGTCCCTTCGGTAAAAACGTTAATTACAGACTGCAGTGTTCCTCAACTTGGCTGAGGTCTCATGGATCTCAGGGAAGAGTTTCATCTTCCCACGAACAGATATCCAAAGAGCTCGACTCTTCCCAGCCACCGGACGAGTTGATGACAGAAGTCAGTCTCATCAAGCAAAAGTTTGAGATAATGACTGCAATTCTCGAAAACTATCATCTTAAATTCTCCCTAGAGGAGAAGTCTAGCTTGAAAGATGAGATGAAACGCCTCGTGGAGATGGTTGAAACAGCTAGTGAGAAGGTAAGAATCATGGCTGAGGGAACCAAATTTTGA
- the LOC142537888 gene encoding uncharacterized protein LOC142537888 has translation MGPYQPDMLEYPGFDNWKRVNQGKTCAFLAHIGSAASSPHTMCERRAENLMRPSQHIDKVMHAQSKEEKEKNRLRLSTSIVAVRWLALQGCAFRGNDESLSSSNRGNFLELVKAFEKMNIEIDEVVLENTPKNAQYIAPEIQKEILHIMANRVRQMVREEVGDKYFCILVDEARDISKREQMTIILRFVNNHGILTERFFAIKSVSDTTSMNLKNEISNVLVHHDFHVKKIRGQGYDGASNMRGAWNGLQALFLKDCPYAYYVHCFAHRLQLTLIFAAKDVSVIWEFFSHLDNIVNIVTSSTKRIAELHTAQRNEIEYMLSIGQRDSGSGASQIGNLQRAGATRWSSHYDSVKSLIGMYTATCKVFEVLSDYSPNGRVKAEVRGFTET, from the exons ATGGGGCCTTATCAACCAGATATGTTGGAGTATCCAG GATTTGACAATTGGAAAAGGGTAAACCAGGGAAAAACATGTGCTTTTCTTGCCCATATTGGTTCTGCAGCTTCTTCACCTCATACTATGTGTGAgagaagggctgaaaatttgatgAGGCCCTCACAACATATTGATAAAGTGATGCATGCACAATCTAAagaggaaaaagagaaaaatcgtCTGCGTTTAAGCACCTCAATTGTAGCTGTTCGTTGGCTAGCACTTCAAGGTTGTGCTTTTAGAGGTAACGATGAATCTCTATCTTCATCTAATCgtggaaattttcttgaattggtGAAGGCTTTTGAAAAAATGAATATAGAAATTGATGAAGTTGTGCTTGAGAATACTCCAAAAAATGCCCAATATATCGCTCCAGAAATTCAGAAAGAGATTTTACATATTATGGCCAATAGAGTACGACAGATGGTTcgtgaagaagttggagataaATACTTCTGTATTCTTGTTGATGAAGCCCGAGATATATCTAAACGAGAGCAAATGACCATTATATTGAGGTTTGTGAACAATCatgggattttgacagaaagATTTTTTGCCATCAAAAGTGTTAGTGACACTACCtcaatgaatttgaaaaatGAGATATCAAATGTTCTTGTTCATCATGATTTCCATGTTAAGAAAATCAGAGGCCAAGGATATGATGGTGCTAGCAATATGCGTGGAGCGTGGAATGGACTTCAAGcattatttctcaaagattgtcCCTATGCATACTATGTCCACTGTTTTGCACATCGTTTACAACTGACATTGATTTTTGCAGCTAAGGATGTTAGTGTTATTTGGGAATTCTTTTCTCATTTGGACAATATTGTTAATATTGTCACTTCTTCTACTAAGCGCATTGCTGAATTACATACTGCACAGAGAAATGAAATTGAGTATATGTTGTCAATTGGACAACGTGATTCTGGAAGTGGTGCAAGCCAGATTGGTAATTTGCAACGAGCAGGAGCTACTCGTTGGAGTTCTCACTATGATTCGGTAAAAAGCTTGATAGGTATGTACACTGCAACTTGCAAAGTTTTTGAAGTTCTCAGTGATTATTCTCCAAATGGAAGAGTTAAGGCTGAAGTTCGGGGATTTACAGAAACATGA
- the LOC142537889 gene encoding uncharacterized protein LOC142537889 has protein sequence MRTTDTLCQILQRKSQDILTAITFVTTTKTCLQEFRECGWNEFLQEVKVFCSRNEIDVPDLDCLYKIGRSCRQTTIEHHYHFDVFNAAIDFILMELNTRFNESSVELLYLSTALDPKNSFDSFNSDDICKLAKKFYPGDFTDQEIVALEYELIHYKLDVMQNLKVSTLVELCQQLTESGRSSVYVMLTRLIHLVLTLPVSTATTERAFSAMKHVKTALRNKMEDDFLADCLTLYIERDLAKHIDIHNQV, from the exons atgagaacaaCAGATACTCTTTGTCaaattcttcaaagaaaatctcaaGACATTTTGACTGCTATCACATTTGTCACTACTACCAAAACTTGCCTTCAAGAATTTAGAGAATGTGGGTGGAATGAATTTCTTCAGGAAGTTAAAGTTTTTTGCTCAAGAAATGAAATTGATGTACCTGACCTTGATTGTCTATATAAGATTGGACGTTCCTGTCGGCAAACTACAATAGAACATCATTACcactttgatgtttttaatgcagCAATAGATTTCATTTTGATGGAGTTAAATACTCGGTTCAATGAGTCATCGGTGGAACTTCTTTATCTTAGTACAGCTTTAGATCCTAAAAATTCATTTGACTCATTTAACAGTGATGATATTTGCAAGCTTGCGAAGAAGTTTTATCCTGGAGATTTCACAGATCAAGAAATTGTTGCTTTGGAGTATGAATTGATACATTATAAACTTGATGTGATGCAGAATTTAAAGGTTTCTACACTTGTTGAGTTGTGTCAGCAATTGACCGAGAGTGGACGGTCAAGTGTTTATGTTATGTTGACTAGATTGAttcatcttgttttgacattacCTGTGTCTACTGCCACTACTGAGCGGGCTTTTTCAGCAATGAAGCATGTGAAGACGGCACTTCGCAATAAAATGGAGGATGACTTTCTTGCCGATTGTTTGACACTCTATATTGAACGAGATTTAGCTAAACATATTGAT ATACACAATCAGGTTTGA